One Kineococcus radiotolerans SRS30216 = ATCC BAA-149 DNA window includes the following coding sequences:
- a CDS encoding GNAT family N-acetyltransferase, with protein sequence MDDAEGFRLTTPRLVLRRWTQADREPFASMNADPEVMRHFPSVLDRAASDALADYADSRFDEFPYGLAAVERRSDGEFLGFTGLHRMRWYPDDVEIGWRLARHAWGHGFATEAARAWVEHARDVLGLSRLISIVAPDNAASLAVCRKLGMSQGWTGVREERPHVVMTLAL encoded by the coding sequence GTGGACGACGCGGAGGGTTTCCGGCTCACCACGCCGCGGCTGGTGCTGCGGCGCTGGACCCAGGCCGACCGGGAACCCTTCGCGTCGATGAACGCTGACCCGGAGGTCATGCGGCACTTCCCGTCCGTGCTGGACCGGGCCGCGTCCGACGCCCTCGCCGACTACGCCGACTCCCGCTTCGACGAGTTCCCGTACGGCCTGGCCGCGGTGGAGCGGCGCTCCGACGGGGAGTTCCTCGGGTTCACCGGCCTGCACCGGATGCGCTGGTACCCCGACGACGTCGAGATCGGCTGGCGGCTGGCCCGTCACGCCTGGGGTCACGGCTTCGCCACCGAGGCGGCCCGGGCCTGGGTCGAGCACGCCCGTGACGTGCTGGGGTTGTCGCGGCTCATCTCGATCGTCGCCCCGGACAACGCGGCCAGCCTCGCGGTGTGCCGCAAGCTCGGCATGAGCCAGGGGTGGACCGGGGTGCGCGAGGAGCGCCCGCACGTCGTGATGACGCTCGCGCTCTGA
- a CDS encoding sigma factor-like helix-turn-helix DNA-binding protein: MSQGFEEFVVRRGPALQRLARGLVRDPADAADVVEEVLARALLGWRRIGDGADPVVQVDRMLVRESAARRRRRVRGRRPPAAATVPPGAGNGPDDRDALLAAVRALPPAQRAAVALRHLDGLSDERIAAVLGTTPAAVRADADRGLAALRARVPSPS, encoded by the coding sequence GTGAGCCAGGGGTTCGAGGAGTTCGTCGTCCGGCGCGGGCCGGCGCTGCAACGGCTGGCCCGGGGACTGGTGCGCGACCCCGCCGACGCCGCCGACGTCGTCGAGGAGGTCCTGGCCCGGGCGCTGCTGGGGTGGCGGCGCATCGGGGACGGGGCCGACCCCGTCGTCCAGGTGGACCGCATGCTCGTCCGCGAGAGCGCCGCCCGGCGACGGCGCAGGGTGCGCGGGCGGCGGCCCCCCGCCGCGGCGACCGTTCCCCCCGGCGCCGGCAACGGCCCCGACGACCGCGACGCGCTGCTCGCGGCGGTGCGCGCCCTGCCGCCCGCGCAGCGCGCCGCGGTGGCCCTGCGCCACCTGGACGGCCTGTCCGACGAGCGCATCGCCGCCGTCCTGGGCACGACCCCCGCCGCGGTGCGCGCCGACGCCGACCGGGGCCTGGCCGCCCTGCGGGCCCGGGTGCCGTCGCCCTCGTGA
- a CDS encoding helix-turn-helix domain-containing protein: MSNGPAPIGDFLRSRRDALQPEDVGLVREAGRRVPGLRREEVAALAGISPEYYLRLEQGRDHQPSQQVLSALARALRLDENQGRYLLRLLFPPLRPQRPAGGPGPVDPDLLAAMDGLSHGPVVLLDPNKDVIAVNAAARAAQHDAWRCGSNLVLHTFAPEVKLTLPGWAAHARGLVAALRLTADLDDPRLQEVVGTLSVRDPDFRTWWASHELPSSASGRVPCPVRGWGTVELRWQDLAVPHRPGHLLRFFHADAGSAGEAALRALTAEAGPGGATSPAGNPSEGTAPRSAPAPGRRVPAARRPLPHAVTRDPLRR, translated from the coding sequence GTGAGCAACGGGCCGGCCCCGATCGGTGATTTCCTGCGTTCCCGGCGTGACGCGCTCCAGCCCGAGGACGTCGGGCTGGTCCGCGAGGCGGGGCGCCGGGTCCCCGGGTTGCGGCGCGAGGAGGTCGCCGCGCTCGCGGGCATCAGCCCGGAGTACTACCTGCGCCTGGAGCAGGGCCGGGACCACCAGCCGTCGCAGCAGGTGCTCTCGGCGCTGGCCCGGGCGCTGCGGCTGGACGAGAACCAGGGCCGGTACCTGCTGCGGCTGCTGTTCCCCCCGCTGCGGCCGCAGCGGCCGGCGGGCGGGCCGGGGCCGGTCGACCCGGACCTGCTGGCCGCGATGGACGGGCTGTCGCACGGGCCGGTGGTCCTGCTGGACCCGAACAAGGACGTGATCGCGGTCAACGCGGCGGCCCGGGCCGCGCAGCACGACGCCTGGCGCTGCGGGAGCAACCTGGTGCTGCACACCTTCGCGCCGGAGGTGAAGCTCACCCTGCCCGGGTGGGCCGCCCACGCCCGGGGGCTGGTCGCGGCCCTGCGCCTGACGGCGGACCTCGACGACCCCCGCCTGCAGGAGGTGGTGGGCACCCTCTCCGTGCGCGACCCGGACTTCCGCACGTGGTGGGCGTCGCACGAGCTGCCCTCGAGCGCCTCCGGTCGCGTGCCCTGCCCCGTGCGGGGCTGGGGGACCGTGGAGCTGCGGTGGCAGGACCTCGCCGTCCCGCACCGCCCCGGTCACCTCCTGAGGTTCTTCCACGCCGACGCCGGCAGCGCCGGCGAGGCCGCGCTGCGGGCCCTGACCGCGGAGGCGGGACCGGGCGGGGCGACGTCCCCGGCCGGGAACCCGTCCGAGGGGACCGCTCCCCGGTCCGCCCCGGCCCCCGGCCGTCGCGTGCCCGCCGCCCGGCGCCCCCTCCCCCACGCGGTCACCCGGGACCCGCTCCGCCGCTGA
- a CDS encoding helix-turn-helix transcriptional regulator: MNRLHGRDHELRRAAAVLAGTRRSGGTGLLTVEGAPGIGKSTFLRAVAALARQQGYRVGSGSAEESSRMLPLTTLLSALRSGPEPLLSEEDFAELGGLYDRQPWLVERLADALAVPAAHGPVLVLLDDVQWSDQLSVVALRVVLGRLARQPVCWVLAGRPDPGGALDRVAGAARHLVTVSRLTLGPLDADAVEGLAREELGGEPDPALRRLLARAGGHPLLVSSLLAGWRPGPGGTDPAPAAAGAALPHQLILAVRHQLSTLPPGAVELLRTGAVLGRRFTLADVSEVTRQPAARLMAPLEEAVRAGLLHEDGDGVAFRHDLVRQAVHDDLPVSLRAAVHRDIAAVMTRQRRPAAHVAPHVLGQWPRSGAVTATPEERRAAADVLRAAAGEIARATPAAAADLLQRALDLLPPDSPERLDVGLEALTAAAAGLQVEAAAELGRTLLRGTTTAGDAARVWWHLARPLRALSADEELQRGTAQALAALPPGDDAASAPARLRLRAVHAQASSRGPDGAAAAEEARGVLQDALRLEDTAAAEAALVALAEAAAWQGRHHEALVPAREARLRHGGPPRSAEIAALTGLERYDEARALLAEAAEVHRSDAWETLPEHAWRRALLELYAGRTSLAQVEAEHLLRLGEDFEEFALYRAEAHCVLARIVGTRGDTATGRRHVEAARALLAPRNVWQRLTLHVVDGRLAEGAGDDRAAVAAFSRALDLRREHALLGAGPDYDSAPQIVRVALRAGAPALAEDSAANAAGYAERNPGVPGIQGIALHARALVDGDVDRLGEAVRVLATGPRVPVHSVAAGDLAALLAVARRRAEAVEAWRRASDALAAWGASTVIVDPRALALRSRGGRAEPAGGTRPVSGWEALTGAERRVAERAGRGGTNRSIAEELGVSPHTVSTHLRAVFGKLGINSRVQLAHVVATRPDAGELTRSRP; this comes from the coding sequence GTGAACCGTCTCCATGGACGTGATCACGAGCTCCGGCGGGCCGCCGCGGTCCTCGCGGGCACCCGCCGCTCCGGCGGCACCGGCCTGCTGACCGTCGAGGGCGCCCCCGGCATCGGCAAGAGCACGTTCCTGCGGGCCGTCGCCGCCCTGGCCCGGCAGCAGGGGTACCGGGTCGGCAGCGGGAGCGCGGAGGAGTCCTCGCGGATGCTCCCCCTCACCACGCTGCTGTCCGCCCTGCGGTCGGGGCCGGAGCCGCTGCTGTCCGAGGAGGACTTCGCCGAGCTCGGGGGCCTCTACGACCGCCAGCCGTGGCTCGTCGAGCGCCTCGCGGACGCCCTCGCCGTCCCCGCCGCGCACGGGCCGGTGCTCGTGCTGCTGGACGACGTGCAGTGGAGCGACCAGCTCAGCGTCGTCGCCCTGCGCGTCGTCCTCGGCCGCCTCGCCCGCCAACCGGTCTGCTGGGTCCTGGCCGGGCGGCCCGACCCCGGGGGAGCGCTGGACCGGGTGGCCGGCGCCGCCCGCCACCTCGTGACCGTCTCGCGGCTCACCCTGGGGCCGCTGGACGCCGACGCCGTGGAGGGGCTGGCGCGCGAGGAGCTCGGCGGCGAGCCCGACCCCGCCCTGCGGCGGCTGCTGGCGCGCGCCGGCGGGCACCCCCTGCTGGTCAGCTCCCTCCTCGCCGGCTGGCGCCCGGGACCGGGCGGGACCGACCCCGCGCCCGCCGCCGCGGGGGCGGCGCTGCCCCACCAGCTCATCCTCGCCGTGCGCCACCAGCTGAGCACCCTCCCGCCGGGGGCGGTGGAGCTGCTGCGCACCGGGGCGGTGCTGGGGCGCCGCTTCACCCTCGCCGACGTCTCCGAGGTGACCCGGCAGCCGGCGGCCCGGCTGATGGCGCCCCTGGAGGAGGCCGTGCGGGCCGGGCTGCTGCACGAGGACGGCGACGGCGTCGCCTTCCGCCACGACCTCGTGCGCCAGGCCGTCCACGACGACCTGCCGGTGTCCCTGCGCGCCGCCGTGCACCGCGACATCGCGGCCGTGATGACGCGCCAGCGCCGCCCCGCGGCGCACGTCGCCCCCCACGTGCTCGGGCAGTGGCCCCGCTCCGGCGCCGTGACCGCGACCCCCGAGGAACGGCGCGCCGCGGCGGACGTGCTGCGCGCCGCGGCCGGCGAGATCGCCCGGGCCACCCCGGCCGCGGCCGCCGACCTCCTCCAGCGCGCGCTGGACCTGCTGCCCCCCGACAGCCCCGAGCGCCTCGACGTCGGCCTGGAGGCGCTGACCGCCGCCGCCGCCGGCCTGCAGGTGGAGGCCGCGGCCGAGCTCGGCCGCACCCTGCTGCGCGGCACCACCACCGCCGGGGACGCCGCCCGCGTCTGGTGGCACCTCGCCCGGCCGCTGCGGGCGCTGTCCGCCGACGAGGAGCTCCAGCGGGGGACGGCGCAGGCCCTGGCCGCCCTGCCCCCCGGCGACGACGCCGCCTCCGCTCCCGCCCGCCTGCGGCTGCGCGCCGTGCACGCCCAGGCGTCCAGCCGGGGCCCCGACGGCGCCGCCGCGGCCGAGGAGGCCCGGGGGGTGCTCCAGGACGCCCTGCGCCTGGAGGACACCGCCGCCGCGGAGGCCGCCCTCGTCGCCCTGGCCGAGGCCGCGGCGTGGCAGGGCCGCCACCACGAGGCCCTCGTCCCCGCCCGCGAGGCCCGCCTGCGCCACGGGGGGCCACCGCGCTCCGCCGAGATCGCCGCCCTGACGGGCCTGGAGCGCTACGACGAGGCCCGCGCCCTGCTGGCCGAGGCCGCTGAGGTGCACCGCTCCGACGCCTGGGAGACCCTGCCGGAGCACGCGTGGCGCCGCGCCCTGCTGGAGCTCTACGCCGGGCGCACCTCCCTCGCCCAGGTCGAGGCCGAGCACCTGCTCCGGCTGGGGGAGGACTTCGAGGAGTTCGCCCTCTACCGGGCCGAGGCGCACTGCGTCCTGGCCCGCATCGTCGGCACCCGGGGCGACACCGCCACCGGCCGCCGCCACGTGGAGGCGGCCCGCGCGCTGCTGGCCCCGCGCAACGTGTGGCAGCGCCTGACCCTGCACGTCGTCGACGGGCGCCTGGCCGAGGGGGCCGGTGACGACCGGGCCGCCGTGGCGGCCTTCTCCCGCGCCCTGGACCTGCGCCGCGAGCACGCCCTGCTCGGGGCGGGACCGGACTACGACTCCGCCCCGCAGATCGTGCGGGTGGCGCTGCGGGCCGGGGCCCCCGCGCTCGCCGAGGACTCGGCGGCCAACGCCGCCGGCTACGCCGAGCGCAACCCCGGCGTCCCCGGCATCCAGGGCATCGCGCTGCACGCCCGCGCCCTCGTCGACGGCGACGTGGACCGGCTGGGCGAGGCCGTGCGGGTCCTGGCGACCGGGCCGAGGGTGCCCGTGCACTCGGTGGCCGCCGGCGACCTCGCCGCCCTGCTCGCCGTCGCGCGGCGGCGCGCGGAGGCCGTGGAGGCCTGGCGCCGGGCCAGCGACGCCCTGGCGGCCTGGGGCGCCAGCACCGTCATCGTCGACCCGCGCGCGCTGGCCCTGCGGTCCCGCGGCGGCAGGGCCGAACCCGCCGGCGGGACCCGTCCGGTCAGCGGCTGGGAAGCGCTCACGGGCGCCGAGCGGCGCGTGGCCGAACGCGCCGGCCGGGGCGGCACGAACCGGTCCATCGCCGAGGAGCTGGGCGTCTCGCCCCACACCGTCAGCACCCACCTGCGGGCGGTCTTCGGGAAGCTCGGCATCAACTCCCGCGTCCAGCTGGCGCACGTCGTCGCCACCCGCCCGGACGCGGGGGAGCTCACGCGTTCGCGTCCGTGA
- a CDS encoding glycoside hydrolase family 3 C-terminal domain-containing protein gives MTDTAVPTPQALLAQLTLEEKAALLDGSDFWHTEPVERLGIPALMVTDGPHGLRKQTEGGDHLGLDASVPATCFPPAAGLASSWDVDLLRRVGEALGRETRAEGVSVLLGPGVNMKRSPLCGRNFEYFSEDPLLAGDLAAAVVQGIQSQGVGTSLKHFAANNQETQRMTVSADVDERTLREIYLTAFERVVRTAQPWTVMCSYNRINGVYASQDPWLLTTVLREEWGFEGLVVSDWGAVDVREDGVRAGLDLEMPSSSGAGTRRVLDAVAAGTLSVDDVDRCALRVLELVGKSRPALAEPGSFDAAAHHALAREAAIQSAVLLKNDGNALPLAATGGPVAVVGEFARTPRYQGAGSSQVNPTRLDDALGALRERFAGAREVTFAAGFVPEDEEVQPGLVAEAVAHAAAAEVVVLFLGLPAAYESEGYDREHTNLPPAQLDLLDRVVAANPNTVVVLANGSVVNLEPWWDAVPAVLEGWLGGQAGGLAVADLLSGAANPSGRLAETIPLHYRDNPTVGNFPGEHGHVRYGEGLLIGYRWYDARSLPVAAAFGHGLSYTTFDYSGLELVAGDTGLDVHVTVRNSGAVAGSEVVQVYVADTESTVFRPEQELKGFARVTLEPGESREVVVTLDQRAFAFWHDVARRWVVEGGEFGIRVGSSSRDIRLARTVELPGDEVGLPLAVDSEAEQWLAHPVVGGRVRDALRGTPWMEMLFDPRNGQMMRAIPLQRLTRFPGFPLPEEDLAQLVTDANA, from the coding sequence ATGACCGACACCGCCGTCCCCACCCCGCAGGCGCTGCTCGCGCAGCTGACCCTGGAGGAGAAGGCCGCCCTGCTGGACGGTTCGGACTTCTGGCACACCGAACCCGTCGAGCGCCTGGGGATCCCGGCGCTCATGGTCACCGACGGCCCGCACGGGCTGCGCAAGCAGACCGAGGGCGGCGACCACCTCGGCCTCGACGCCAGCGTCCCCGCCACCTGCTTCCCCCCGGCCGCCGGCCTGGCGTCCTCGTGGGACGTCGACCTGCTGCGCCGCGTCGGGGAGGCCCTGGGCCGCGAGACCCGCGCCGAGGGGGTTTCGGTCCTGCTGGGCCCGGGGGTGAACATGAAGCGCTCCCCGCTGTGCGGGCGGAACTTCGAGTACTTCTCCGAGGACCCGCTGCTCGCCGGCGACCTCGCGGCCGCGGTGGTCCAGGGGATCCAGAGCCAGGGCGTGGGCACGTCGCTGAAGCACTTCGCGGCCAACAACCAGGAGACGCAGCGGATGACGGTCTCCGCCGACGTCGACGAGCGCACGCTGCGGGAGATCTACCTCACCGCCTTCGAGCGGGTCGTGCGGACGGCGCAGCCGTGGACGGTCATGTGCTCCTACAACCGGATCAACGGCGTCTACGCCTCGCAGGACCCGTGGCTGCTGACGACGGTCCTGCGCGAGGAGTGGGGTTTCGAGGGCCTCGTCGTCTCCGACTGGGGCGCGGTCGACGTCCGCGAGGACGGCGTCCGCGCCGGTCTCGACCTGGAGATGCCGTCGTCCTCGGGCGCGGGAACCCGGCGCGTCCTCGACGCCGTCGCCGCCGGGACCCTGTCGGTGGATGACGTGGACCGGTGCGCCCTGCGCGTGCTGGAACTGGTGGGGAAGTCCCGGCCCGCGCTGGCCGAACCGGGTTCCTTCGACGCCGCGGCCCACCACGCCCTCGCCCGCGAGGCCGCGATCCAGAGCGCGGTCCTGCTGAAGAACGACGGGAACGCGCTGCCCCTGGCGGCGACCGGCGGCCCGGTCGCCGTCGTCGGCGAGTTCGCCCGCACCCCCCGCTACCAGGGAGCGGGCAGTTCCCAGGTGAACCCGACCCGGCTCGACGACGCGCTCGGCGCCCTGCGGGAGCGGTTCGCCGGTGCCCGCGAGGTCACCTTCGCCGCCGGTTTCGTCCCCGAGGACGAGGAGGTCCAGCCGGGACTGGTCGCCGAGGCCGTCGCCCACGCCGCCGCCGCCGAGGTCGTCGTGCTGTTCCTGGGCCTGCCCGCCGCCTACGAGTCCGAGGGCTACGACCGGGAGCACACCAACCTGCCGCCCGCGCAGCTCGACCTCCTCGACCGGGTCGTCGCGGCGAACCCGAACACCGTCGTCGTCCTCGCCAACGGGTCCGTCGTGAACCTCGAACCGTGGTGGGACGCGGTCCCCGCGGTGCTGGAGGGCTGGCTCGGCGGGCAGGCCGGGGGCCTCGCCGTCGCGGACCTGCTGTCCGGGGCCGCGAACCCCTCGGGCAGGCTCGCCGAGACGATCCCGCTGCACTACCGCGACAACCCCACCGTGGGGAACTTCCCCGGCGAGCACGGCCACGTCCGCTACGGCGAGGGCCTGCTCATCGGCTACCGCTGGTACGACGCGCGGTCCCTGCCCGTCGCCGCCGCGTTCGGCCACGGCCTGTCCTACACGACGTTCGACTACTCCGGCCTGGAACTGGTCGCCGGGGACACCGGCCTCGACGTGCACGTCACGGTCCGCAACTCCGGCGCCGTGGCCGGTTCCGAGGTCGTCCAGGTCTACGTCGCCGACACCGAGTCGACGGTGTTCCGCCCCGAGCAGGAGCTCAAGGGCTTCGCCCGGGTCACCCTGGAACCCGGCGAGAGCCGTGAGGTCGTCGTCACCCTCGACCAGCGCGCGTTCGCCTTCTGGCACGACGTGGCGCGCCGCTGGGTCGTGGAGGGCGGCGAGTTCGGGATCCGCGTCGGTTCCTCCTCCCGCGACATCCGCCTCGCGCGCACGGTCGAGCTGCCCGGCGACGAGGTCGGCCTCCCCCTCGCCGTGGACTCCGAGGCGGAGCAGTGGCTCGCGCACCCCGTCGTGGGGGGCCGCGTCCGCGACGCGCTGCGGGGGACCCCGTGGATGGAGATGCTCTTCGACCCGCGCAACGGGCAGATGATGCGGGCCATCCCGCTGCAGCGCCTCACCCGTTTCCCCGGGTTCCCCCTCCCCGAGGAGGACCTGGCGCAGCTCGTCACGGACGCGAACGCGTGA
- a CDS encoding ComEA family DNA-binding protein has protein sequence MPSSYHPREPAHRARALASRQYRRVDPAARESAPDPDGESSGEFDREFDGEIDEGLGGEFDGGSSGEFDEGPGTPVPRTGPVAELTRRLADRTPPGIRAARVRVGPRAAAGALLVAVLVAAGLGFAAWRTWPQAPAAAGEALPGRAEPPAPTAPAASSAPSGEPLVVVHVTGRVTAPGLVTLPAGSRVGDALTAAGGALPGADLDAVNLARVLVDGEQVLVPVPGQHPVAVPAAPGAGSRGGPLDLNAATPEELDGLPGVGEVLAGRIVAWREENGPFRDVEDLGEVPGIGPKVLDGLRDLVTA, from the coding sequence GTGCCCTCCTCCTACCACCCGCGCGAGCCCGCGCACCGGGCCCGCGCGCTCGCGTCCCGGCAGTACCGCCGGGTGGACCCGGCCGCGCGGGAGTCCGCTCCGGACCCCGACGGGGAGTCCAGCGGGGAGTTCGACCGGGAATTCGACGGGGAAATCGACGAGGGGCTCGGCGGGGAGTTCGACGGGGGGTCCAGCGGGGAGTTCGACGAGGGGCCCGGCACCCCCGTCCCGCGCACCGGCCCGGTCGCGGAGCTGACCCGCCGCCTCGCCGACCGCACCCCGCCGGGGATCCGGGCGGCGCGGGTGCGGGTGGGCCCGCGCGCGGCGGCGGGGGCCCTGCTCGTCGCGGTGCTGGTGGCCGCCGGGCTGGGGTTCGCCGCCTGGCGGACCTGGCCCCAGGCCCCCGCCGCGGCGGGGGAGGCGCTGCCGGGACGGGCCGAGCCCCCGGCCCCCACCGCCCCCGCGGCCTCCTCCGCACCGTCGGGGGAACCCCTCGTGGTCGTGCACGTCACCGGCCGCGTGACGGCCCCCGGGCTGGTGACGCTGCCGGCGGGGAGCCGGGTGGGCGACGCGCTCACCGCCGCCGGCGGTGCCCTGCCCGGCGCGGACCTGGACGCGGTGAACCTCGCCCGGGTGCTGGTCGACGGTGAGCAGGTGCTCGTCCCCGTCCCCGGTCAGCACCCCGTCGCCGTCCCCGCCGCCCCCGGGGCCGGGTCCCGGGGCGGGCCGCTGGACCTCAACGCCGCCACCCCGGAGGAGCTGGACGGGCTGCCGGGCGTGGGGGAGGTGCTCGCGGGGCGCATCGTGGCCTGGCGCGAGGAGAACGGCCCCTTCCGCGACGTGGAGGACCTCGGGGAGGTGCCCGGCATCGGGCCCAAGGTGCTGGACGGGCTGCGGGACCTGGTGACCGCGTGA